From Scleropages formosus chromosome 9, fSclFor1.1, whole genome shotgun sequence, one genomic window encodes:
- the LOC114911296 gene encoding zona pellucida sperm-binding protein 3-like: protein MGPFPQLSSQESLLQPIRQAAQEQSSLVASDVPQRYPSLQLPQGVSSQQFSSMRPVQFVPLVQHSNLVPPVEPVFELPYSQPLAQVESVGPVLPARYGEASGQVPAVLPVHRGQPSAPVSLVQPVAQAPPSVKSQWLAAPSGVKVECREDSVVVEVQQDMLSNGQLIQPSEITLGGCVPVGQDPSTGVLLFVSALHGCGSALMTMTDSLIYAFTLVYVPEGLGSTPIVRSRGAVINVECHYLRRINVSSNAVMPTWVPFSAALSAEERLVFSLQLMTDNWELERASNIYFLGDVLNIEASVVVANHQPLRVFVDSCVATLDPDVTSFPRYAFVGNYGCLTDAKVTASRSQFLPRKQVNKLQMQLDAFRFLQETRSSIYITCILKATMASKRPDPQHKACSYSVLANRWESADGDDQVCGCCDTTCNVKGRSVADFQGKAVAGPIIVQDRY from the exons ATGGGCCCTTTTCCCCAGCTGTCAAGCCAGGAGTCTTTGCTACAGCCAATCCGACAAGCTGCCCAGGAACAGTCTTCTTTGGTAGCAAGTGATGTTCCTCAAAGGTACCCTTCTCTCCAGCTACCCCAAGGAGTGTCTTCTCAGCAGTTTTCCTCAATGAGGCCAGTGCAGTTTGTTCCCTTAGTGCAGCACTCTAACCTTGTTCCACCAGTTGAGCCAGTGTTTGAGCTGCCTTACAGCCAGCCTTTGGCCCAGGTTGAATCGGTAGGGCCAGTGTTGCCAGCTCGCTATGGAGAGGCGTCTGGCCAGGTTCCTGCAGTGCTCCCGGTTCACCGAGGGCAGCCCTCTGCACCAGTTTCCCTGGTGCAACCAGTAGCCCAGGCTCCACCTTCTGTGAAATCCCAGTGGCTTGCTGCTCCCTCTGGTGTGAAGGTTGAATGCAGGGAAGACTCAGTTGTGGTGGAGGtacagcaggacatgctgaGTAATGGCCAGCTCATCCAGCCATCAGAAATCACCCTGGGAGGTTGTGTGCCAGTTGGACAGGATCCTTCCACAGGGGTTCTGCTGTTCGTATCGGCGCTACATGGCTGTGGAAGTGCGCTGATGACG ATGACCGATTCCCTGATCTACGCTTTCACGTTGGTGTACGTGCCCGAGGGACTCGGTTCCACCCCTATTGTGCGGTCTCGTGGTGCAGTGATTAATGTTGAGTGTCACTACTTGAG GAGGATCAATGTGAGCAGCAATGCTGTGATGCCAACATGGGTACccttctctgctgctctgtccgcTGAGGAGCGTTTGGTGTTCTCGCTCCAGCTCATGACGG ACAACTGGGAACTGGAGAGGGCTTCAAACATCTACTTTCTGGGAGACGTCCTGAACATTgaagcttctgtagttgtggccAACCATCAGCCTTTACGGGTGTTTGTGGACAGCTGTGTTGCCACCTTGGATCCTGATGTGACATCATTCCCCAGATATGCCTTTGTGGGGAACTATGG ATGCCTGACTGATGCCAAGGTGACTGCGTCCCGCTCGCAGTTCCTCCCCAGGAAGCAGGTCAACAAACTCCAAATGCAACTGGATGCCTTCAGGTTCTTGCAGGAGACCAGGAGCTCT atctACATCACATGCATTCTGAAAGCAACCATGGCTTCCAAAAGACCTGATCCCCAGCACAAGGCTTGCTCCTATTCTGTGTTGGCAAATAG GTGGGAATCTGCAGATGGCGATGACCAAGTATGTGGCTGTTGTGACACAACCTGTAACGTGAAGGGAAGAAGTGTGGCGG ATTTCCAAGGCAAAGCTGTTGCTGGACCCATTATCGTTCAGGATCGCTATTAG
- the LOC114911293 gene encoding zona pellucida sperm-binding protein 3-like isoform X3 yields the protein MLSNGQLIQPSEITLGGCVPVGQDPSTGVLLFVSALHGCGSTLMTMTDSLIYAFTLVYVPEGLGSTPIVRSRGAVINVECHYLRRINVSSNAVMPTWVPFSAALSAEERLVFSLQLMTDNWELERASNIYFLGDVLNIEASVVVANHQPLRVFVDSCVATLDPDVTSFPRYAFVGNYGCLTDAKVTASRSQFLPRKQVNKLQMQLDAFRFLQETRSSIYITCILKATMASKRPDPQHKACSYSVLANRWESADGDDQVCGCCDTTCNVKGRSVADFQGKAVAGPIIVQDRY from the exons atgctgaGTAATGGCCAGCTCATCCAGCCATCAGAAATCACCCTGGGAGGTTGTGTGCCAGTTGGACAGGATCCTTCCACAGGGGTTCTGCTGTTCGTATCGGCGCTACATGGCTGTGGAAGTACGCTGATGACG ATGACCGATTCCCTGATCTACGCTTTCACGTTGGTGTACGTGCCCGAGGGACTCGGTTCCACCCCTATTGTGCGGTCTCGTGGTGCAGTGATTAATGTTGAGTGTCACTACTTGAG GAGGATCAATGTGAGCAGCAATGCTGTGATGCCAACATGGGTACccttctctgctgctctgtccgcTGAGGAGCGTTTGGTGTTCTCACTCCAGCTCATGACGG ACAACTGGGAACTGGAGAGGGCTTCAAACATCTACTTTCTGGGAGACGTCCTGAACATTgaagcttctgtagttgtggccAACCATCAACCTTTACGGGTGTTTGTGGACAGCTGTGTTGCCACCTTGGATCCTGATGTGACATCATTCCCCAGATATGCCTTTGTGGGGAACTATGG ATGCCTGACTGATGCCAAGGTGACTGCGTCCCGCTCGCAGTTCCTCCCCAGGAAGCAGGTCAACAAACTCCAAATGCAACTGGATGCCTTCAGGTTCTTGCAGGAGACCAGGAGCTCT atctACATCACATGCATTCTGAAAGCAACCATGGCTTCCAAAAGACCTGATCCCCAGCACAAGGCTTGCTCCTATTCTGTGTTGGCAAATAG GTGGGAATCTGCAGATGGCGATGACCAAGTATGTGGCTGTTGTGACACAACCTGTAACGTGAAGGGAAGAAGTGTGGCGG ATTTCCAAGGCAAAGCTGTTGCTGGACCCATTATCGTTCAGGATCGCTATTAG
- the LOC114911293 gene encoding zona pellucida sperm-binding protein 3-like isoform X2, with the protein MRPVQFVPLVQHSNLVPPVEPVFELPYSQPLAQVESVGPVLPARYGEASGQVPAVLPVHRGQPSAPVSLVQPVAQAPPSVKSQWLAAPSGVKVECREDSVVVEVQQDMLSNGQLIQPSEITLGGCVPVGQDPSTGVLLFVSALHGCGSTLMTMTDSLIYAFTLVYVPEGLGSTPIVRSRGAVINVECHYLRRINVSSNAVMPTWVPFSAALSAEERLVFSLQLMTDNWELERASNIYFLGDVLNIEASVVVANHQPLRVFVDSCVATLDPDVTSFPRYAFVGNYGCLTDAKVTASRSQFLPRKQVNKLQMQLDAFRFLQETRSSIYITCILKATMASKRPDPQHKACSYSVLANRWESADGDDQVCGCCDTTCNVKGRSVADFQGKAVAGPIIVQDRY; encoded by the exons ATGAGGCCAGTGCAGTTTGTTCCCTTAGTGCAGCACTCTAACCTTGTTCCACCAGTTGAGCCAGTGTTTGAGCTGCCTTACAGCCAGCCTTTGGCCCAGGTTGAATCGGTAGGGCCAGTGTTGCCAGCTCGCTATGGAGAGGCGTCTGGCCAGGTTCCTGCAGTGCTCCCGGTTCACCGAGGGCAGCCCTCTGCACCAGTTTCCCTGGTGCAACCAGTAGCCCAGGCTCCACCTTCTGTGAAATCCCAGTGGCTTGCTGCTCCCTCTGGTGTGAAGGTTGAATGCAGGGAAGACTCAGTTGTGGTGGAGGtacagcaggacatgctgaGTAATGGCCAGCTCATCCAGCCATCAGAAATCACCCTGGGAGGTTGTGTGCCAGTTGGACAGGATCCTTCCACAGGGGTTCTGCTGTTCGTATCGGCGCTACATGGCTGTGGAAGTACGCTGATGACG ATGACCGATTCCCTGATCTACGCTTTCACGTTGGTGTACGTGCCCGAGGGACTCGGTTCCACCCCTATTGTGCGGTCTCGTGGTGCAGTGATTAATGTTGAGTGTCACTACTTGAG GAGGATCAATGTGAGCAGCAATGCTGTGATGCCAACATGGGTACccttctctgctgctctgtccgcTGAGGAGCGTTTGGTGTTCTCACTCCAGCTCATGACGG ACAACTGGGAACTGGAGAGGGCTTCAAACATCTACTTTCTGGGAGACGTCCTGAACATTgaagcttctgtagttgtggccAACCATCAACCTTTACGGGTGTTTGTGGACAGCTGTGTTGCCACCTTGGATCCTGATGTGACATCATTCCCCAGATATGCCTTTGTGGGGAACTATGG ATGCCTGACTGATGCCAAGGTGACTGCGTCCCGCTCGCAGTTCCTCCCCAGGAAGCAGGTCAACAAACTCCAAATGCAACTGGATGCCTTCAGGTTCTTGCAGGAGACCAGGAGCTCT atctACATCACATGCATTCTGAAAGCAACCATGGCTTCCAAAAGACCTGATCCCCAGCACAAGGCTTGCTCCTATTCTGTGTTGGCAAATAG GTGGGAATCTGCAGATGGCGATGACCAAGTATGTGGCTGTTGTGACACAACCTGTAACGTGAAGGGAAGAAGTGTGGCGG ATTTCCAAGGCAAAGCTGTTGCTGGACCCATTATCGTTCAGGATCGCTATTAG